A single genomic interval of Mucilaginibacter robiniae harbors:
- a CDS encoding L,D-transpeptidase scaffold domain-containing protein, protein MKNRFMALTLAICALFIITFESCKKKRTDVGQNLYNLSHNKAFNKVTPEGFSTALQQALTEQKSKLSNPSLISGYYAQNEYDPSLVLDHLKDNQLKSMAIYLQRSGEHGLDPKMFQAAQINELVNKLYDKKGIKTTDEAYQTVAKLEVMLSNSLINYSNTLQYGVVSPRKIYARYFTETKRPDSASMLRVFTTNNLKTYLDSIQPKSPAYLALQKALKNGVQVPGMTPEEADRTLKVNLERLRWKNKPSQNEYVLVNIPDYRLDVMNDGKSVLNMKVCVGEGRNVDRSNTLVEYDESDKVDRPFSRETPQLNSVIYAVQVNPVWNIPQSIANKEIIKAAQDDPYYLSNKNIDVYKNGKKIEDPETINWADAVDNSAYAFKQRPGDDNALGKIKFLFKNSSSVYLHDTPAKAAFGKNMRAVSHGCVRLEKPLDLAHAIFGDSDKYQTISNDMNADNPDPTNLSTPKKMPVYITYITCWPDEAGTLQFRPDVYGLDVVLFAHLNKYLTA, encoded by the coding sequence ATGAAGAACCGCTTTATGGCCCTAACGTTGGCTATATGCGCCTTGTTCATCATTACTTTTGAAAGCTGTAAGAAAAAGCGGACCGATGTTGGGCAAAACCTTTATAATTTAAGCCACAACAAGGCTTTTAATAAAGTTACACCAGAAGGCTTTAGCACGGCATTACAACAAGCCTTAACTGAGCAAAAATCAAAACTGAGCAACCCTAGCCTAATTAGCGGCTATTATGCCCAAAATGAATATGACCCTTCTTTAGTACTTGATCACCTGAAAGATAATCAGTTAAAAAGCATGGCCATCTATCTGCAACGTTCTGGCGAACATGGCTTGGATCCGAAAATGTTTCAGGCAGCGCAGATTAATGAACTAGTTAATAAATTGTATGATAAAAAGGGTATTAAAACTACCGACGAAGCTTACCAGACTGTAGCTAAGCTGGAAGTTATGCTGTCCAATTCTTTAATCAATTACTCTAATACTTTGCAGTATGGCGTAGTAAGCCCACGTAAAATTTACGCACGTTATTTTACAGAAACTAAACGTCCGGACAGTGCATCCATGTTGCGGGTATTTACTACCAATAACTTAAAAACATATTTGGATAGTATTCAGCCTAAAAGCCCGGCTTACTTGGCTTTACAAAAAGCTTTGAAAAACGGCGTACAAGTACCAGGCATGACACCTGAAGAAGCTGACCGTACGTTGAAAGTGAACCTGGAGCGTTTACGTTGGAAAAACAAGCCATCTCAAAATGAATATGTACTTGTAAACATTCCTGATTACCGCTTGGATGTAATGAATGATGGTAAATCTGTTTTAAACATGAAGGTTTGCGTGGGCGAAGGTCGCAATGTTGATCGTTCTAACACGCTGGTTGAATATGATGAAAGTGATAAAGTGGACCGTCCGTTTTCGCGCGAAACACCGCAGCTGAATAGTGTAATTTATGCTGTACAGGTGAATCCAGTTTGGAACATTCCGCAAAGTATTGCTAACAAAGAAATCATTAAAGCTGCGCAAGATGATCCTTATTACTTGTCGAACAAAAACATTGATGTTTATAAAAACGGTAAAAAAATTGAAGATCCGGAAACTATCAACTGGGCCGATGCTGTAGATAACAGTGCATACGCATTTAAACAGCGCCCGGGTGATGATAATGCCTTAGGTAAAATCAAGTTTTTATTTAAAAACTCAAGCAGCGTTTATTTACACGATACACCAGCTAAAGCCGCTTTTGGTAAAAATATGCGTGCAGTAAGCCATGGCTGTGTACGTTTGGAAAAACCATTAGACTTGGCCCATGCCATATTTGGCGACAGTGATAAGTATCAGACTATTTCTAATGATATGAATGCAGATAATCCTGATCCAACAAATTTATCAACCCCTAAAAAGATGCCGGTGTATATTACTTATATTACCTGCTGGCCTGATGAAGCTGGAACGCTGCAATTCAGACCCGACGTTTATGGGTTAGATGTAGTGTTGTTTGCACATTTAAACAAATACCTGACTGCTTAA
- the clpB gene encoding ATP-dependent chaperone ClpB — MNFNNFTIKAQEAVQKASEIATGNQQQAIENAHLLKGLLLVDENIISYLLKKLNVNISRLHTTLDEQIASFPKVSGSNVYLSSNTNSALQKAQSYLKEFKDEFVSVEHILLGILSVNDKTSSALKDYGVTEKDLKTAIISLRGDSKVTGQNAEATYNALNKYARNLNEYAESGKLDPVIGRDEEIRRVIQILSRRTKNNPVLVGEPGVGKTAIAEGIAFRIIKGDAPENLKTKTVYSLDMGALVAGAKYKGEFEERLKAVVNEVIKSDGEIILFIDEIHTLVGAGGGEGAMDAANILKPALARGELRAIGATTLNEYQKYIEKDKALERRFQRVMVEEPDAADAISILRGLKERYEAHHKVRIKDEAIIASVEMSQRYIADRFLPDKAIDLMDEAASKLRLEMNSVPEAVDELERRIMQLEIEREAIKRENDERKVQDLSEEIANLSAERDSLRAKWQSEKDLVDGINLKIEAIEAYKLEAEQAERAGDYGKVAELRYGRIREAQEEVEKLKDALKTNQTDSRMLKEEVTADDIAGVVSRWTGVPVSKMIQSEREKLLHLEEELHKRVAGQEEAIEAISDAIRRSRAGLQDKRRPIGSFIFLGTTGVGKTELAKALAEFLFNDEQSMVRIDMSEYQERHAVSRLIGAPPGYVGYDEGGQLTEAVRRKPYSVILLDEIEKAHPDVFNILLQVLDDGRLTDNKGRVVNFKNTIVIMTSNIGSHLIQENFQNYDEYDKEEVIAKTKSQLFDLLKQTIRPEFLNRIDEIIMFTPLGRDEINDIVKLQFRGLQSTLSEMGIHMDASAEALDWLAQLGYDPQFGARPLKRVIQKKILNELSKQILAGKVDKDTHIKLDIFDNQFVFLNE, encoded by the coding sequence ATGAATTTTAACAACTTTACCATCAAAGCACAGGAAGCCGTGCAAAAGGCTTCTGAAATTGCAACCGGTAATCAGCAGCAGGCTATTGAGAATGCTCATTTGCTGAAAGGTTTGTTACTGGTTGATGAAAACATCATCAGCTATTTGCTGAAAAAACTGAATGTAAACATCAGCCGCTTACATACTACTTTGGATGAGCAAATTGCTTCATTCCCGAAGGTAAGTGGCAGTAATGTTTATTTATCATCAAACACTAATAGTGCTTTGCAGAAAGCACAGAGCTATTTAAAAGAATTTAAAGACGAGTTTGTATCAGTAGAGCACATTTTGCTCGGGATACTTTCTGTTAATGATAAAACCAGTAGTGCCCTGAAAGATTATGGCGTTACTGAAAAAGATTTAAAAACGGCTATTATAAGCTTGCGTGGCGATAGCAAAGTAACTGGCCAAAATGCTGAAGCTACATATAATGCTTTAAACAAATATGCTCGTAACCTGAATGAATATGCTGAGTCAGGTAAGTTAGATCCGGTAATTGGTCGTGACGAAGAAATACGTCGGGTAATACAAATTTTGTCACGTCGTACTAAAAACAACCCGGTACTAGTAGGTGAGCCTGGTGTAGGTAAAACTGCTATTGCTGAAGGTATTGCCTTCCGAATTATTAAAGGCGATGCGCCCGAAAACTTGAAAACCAAAACCGTGTACTCGTTGGATATGGGGGCGCTGGTTGCCGGTGCCAAATACAAAGGTGAGTTTGAAGAGCGCTTAAAAGCCGTAGTAAACGAGGTGATTAAAAGTGATGGCGAAATCATCTTGTTTATTGACGAGATACATACCCTGGTAGGTGCAGGTGGGGGAGAAGGCGCTATGGATGCTGCCAATATTCTGAAACCAGCCCTAGCCCGTGGCGAATTGAGAGCTATTGGTGCTACTACCTTGAATGAGTATCAGAAGTATATTGAAAAAGATAAAGCGTTAGAGCGCCGTTTTCAACGCGTAATGGTGGAAGAGCCAGACGCTGCTGATGCGATATCGATATTACGTGGTTTGAAAGAACGTTACGAGGCTCACCACAAAGTTCGCATCAAAGATGAAGCTATAATTGCTTCGGTTGAAATGTCGCAACGTTACATTGCCGACCGCTTTTTACCTGACAAAGCTATTGACTTAATGGACGAGGCTGCTTCTAAACTGCGTTTAGAAATGAATTCGGTGCCCGAAGCGGTGGATGAGTTGGAACGCCGCATTATGCAGCTGGAAATTGAGCGCGAAGCTATCAAACGCGAAAACGATGAACGTAAGGTGCAAGACCTGAGCGAGGAAATTGCTAACCTGTCTGCCGAGCGCGACTCGTTGCGGGCTAAATGGCAAAGCGAAAAAGATTTGGTAGATGGCATTAACCTGAAAATTGAAGCTATTGAAGCCTACAAACTGGAAGCTGAACAAGCCGAACGTGCTGGTGATTATGGCAAAGTAGCCGAATTGCGCTACGGCCGCATCCGTGAAGCACAGGAGGAAGTAGAGAAACTGAAAGATGCTTTAAAGACTAACCAGACCGACAGCCGGATGCTGAAAGAAGAAGTTACTGCTGATGATATTGCCGGTGTGGTATCACGCTGGACAGGTGTTCCGGTAAGTAAAATGATTCAGAGCGAGCGCGAGAAGTTGCTGCATCTGGAAGAGGAACTACATAAACGTGTAGCTGGTCAGGAAGAAGCTATTGAGGCGATTAGTGATGCGATACGTCGTAGTCGTGCGGGCTTGCAGGATAAACGCAGACCAATTGGATCGTTCATTTTCTTGGGAACTACCGGTGTTGGTAAAACTGAGTTAGCTAAAGCCTTGGCCGAGTTTCTGTTCAATGATGAACAATCAATGGTACGTATTGATATGTCAGAGTATCAGGAGCGCCATGCCGTAAGCCGGTTAATTGGTGCGCCTCCGGGCTACGTAGGCTATGATGAAGGCGGTCAACTGACCGAAGCTGTGCGTCGTAAACCTTACAGTGTAATTTTGCTGGATGAGATTGAAAAAGCTCACCCGGATGTGTTTAATATCTTATTACAAGTGCTGGATGATGGCCGCTTAACGGATAACAAAGGTCGGGTGGTAAACTTCAAGAATACTATAGTAATCATGACCTCAAACATCGGCTCGCATCTAATTCAGGAAAACTTCCAGAATTATGATGAGTACGATAAAGAAGAAGTGATTGCCAAAACCAAAAGCCAGTTGTTTGATTTGCTGAAACAAACCATACGTCCGGAGTTTTTGAACCGTATTGATGAAATCATCATGTTTACTCCGCTGGGCCGTGATGAAATCAATGATATTGTGAAGCTACAGTTTAGAGGCTTACAAAGCACCTTAAGCGAAATGGGTATCCACATGGATGCATCGGCCGAAGCTTTAGATTGGCTGGCTCAGTTAGGTTACGACCCGCAGTTTGGTGCTCGTCCGCTGAAAAGAGTTATTCAAAAGAAAATTCTGAATGAGTTGTCTAAACAGATTCTGGCCGGTAAAGTGGATAAAGATACCCACATCAAGCTGGATATATTTGATAACCAATTCGTGTTCTTAAACGAATAA
- a CDS encoding ferritin, with product MKDIMRIKCLLSEDIESLLNQQIKKEAHSSSLYLAMASWCNRNGFDYSSEYFFKQSDEERYHQLKLYKYVLDMGGTAISPEINNIKQEFNSFREVFEDALEQEVAITQSFKNIAAACMREQDFVTFEFLNWFMKEQREEEYKARRALELFEVIGEEGTGRWEIDKHVNKIKYDSETAGE from the coding sequence ATGAAAGATATAATGCGCATCAAATGTCTGCTATCGGAAGATATAGAGTCACTTTTAAACCAACAGATTAAAAAAGAAGCTCATTCATCATCACTGTACCTGGCTATGGCTTCGTGGTGCAACCGTAATGGATTTGATTACTCGTCAGAATACTTTTTCAAACAATCGGATGAAGAACGTTATCATCAACTGAAGCTATACAAATATGTATTAGATATGGGTGGTACAGCAATATCACCTGAAATCAATAATATTAAACAAGAATTTAACTCCTTCCGTGAAGTATTTGAAGATGCTTTGGAGCAGGAAGTAGCCATTACCCAATCATTCAAAAACATTGCTGCGGCTTGTATGCGTGAGCAGGACTTTGTCACTTTTGAATTCCTGAATTGGTTCATGAAAGAACAACGCGAAGAAGAGTACAAAGCACGACGTGCGCTGGAGTTGTTTGAGGTGATTGGCGAAGAAGGCACCGGCCGCTGGGAAATTGACAAGCACGTTAATAAGATTAAATACGATAGCGAAACCGCAGGCGAATAA
- a CDS encoding glycosyl hydrolase has product MKRALFILILLTSGLVGWAQSIAPVNSHATTEVKNLLRYLYSIKGKNIITGQHNYNEQLNAFSDSARHITGKMPALWGTDFILSGTQDNGPQIVAEAIKKSKEGYLVTLMWHQGRPIDNPPYGWKESVQGKLTNVQWQELVTPGTALNQHWLAQIDQIAGYLKQLQDAHVPVLWRPYHEMNGVWFWWGNRKGSNGINKLWKMMYDRYTNYHHLNNLIWIWGANGLRDIPQDEAYNYADYYPGAAYVDILGADVYHFDYDQSDYNKLLQLAHGKLIALTEVGELPKPEILQAQPQWAWFMVWTSWLWTDNPAGRAKEIYNLPQALSHDEVAQKLLHP; this is encoded by the coding sequence ATGAAAAGAGCTTTATTCATATTGATATTATTAACATCAGGACTGGTTGGGTGGGCGCAAAGCATAGCGCCGGTAAACTCTCATGCAACCACCGAAGTGAAAAATTTGCTTCGCTATTTATATAGTATTAAAGGCAAAAACATTATTACTGGTCAGCATAATTATAATGAACAGTTAAATGCGTTTTCGGATAGTGCCCGTCATATTACGGGTAAAATGCCAGCCTTGTGGGGAACAGATTTCATTTTGTCGGGTACGCAGGATAATGGTCCTCAAATTGTAGCTGAGGCTATCAAAAAATCAAAAGAAGGTTATCTGGTTACCTTAATGTGGCACCAGGGGCGACCAATTGATAACCCTCCATATGGTTGGAAAGAAAGTGTGCAGGGGAAACTGACCAATGTACAGTGGCAGGAACTGGTTACTCCCGGTACGGCTTTAAACCAACATTGGTTAGCCCAGATTGACCAGATAGCAGGCTATTTAAAACAACTGCAAGATGCCCATGTACCGGTATTATGGCGACCTTACCATGAAATGAATGGGGTTTGGTTTTGGTGGGGAAATCGTAAAGGTTCAAACGGGATTAATAAATTATGGAAAATGATGTATGATCGTTACACCAATTACCATCATTTAAATAACCTGATCTGGATATGGGGAGCTAATGGCTTGCGCGACATTCCTCAGGATGAAGCTTATAATTATGCTGATTATTACCCCGGAGCCGCTTACGTGGATATATTAGGCGCCGATGTATATCACTTTGATTATGACCAAAGCGATTATAATAAACTATTGCAGTTGGCGCATGGTAAGCTGATTGCTTTAACCGAAGTAGGCGAACTGCCTAAGCCTGAAATATTGCAGGCGCAACCTCAATGGGCTTGGTTTATGGTTTGGACCAGCTGGTTGTGGACCGATAACCCAGCGGGAAGGGCAAAAGAAATTTACAATTTGCCGCAAGCTTTAAGCCATGATGAAGTGGCGCAAAAATTGTTGCACCCCTGA
- a CDS encoding PQQ-dependent sugar dehydrogenase: MNKNLTITISCLLILLTNCLQAQQLLSTAMHEKFAVRMVANQLSDPWEIILGPDQQLWVTEAHGYKVSRINPTSGAKEVLLDISHDRNFPRYDKLPKSATGGKPWPQGGLMGMALHPRLLSGKPYVYLSYLYYFAGADSTGSGCKLNTGGCYFKTKIVRYTYHAQAHRLSEPVTLCDTIPGSSDHNGGRLLIAPVKGKSYLFYSIGDMGAGQFGNGGRPNHAQQTQVYEGKILRFNTEPDQDAKTFDRWIPNDNPFNSSRQNAVWSYGHRNPQGLTYAVINGVGRIYSSEHGPYSDDEINIIEKGKNYGHPLIIGYADDNYNGLAASVSDNAKLPGRWHTTYPTIGSETENAQRIGSANYRNPIKTLYPNSHEFLVNLFNKISSGSHDGTEWPSEAPSSIAVYTSAAIPGWQNSVLLPTLKGGKLVRLKLNAAGNQIVSDTLNYFKGNVRYRDVEISPDGKKIYLALDSGAVSSGPSAEDPHQTSYRGCILEFSYLGQDNDSNSNHPQKPSGEMRNPEREE; the protein is encoded by the coding sequence ATGAATAAAAATTTAACAATAACTATATCCTGTTTATTAATACTACTTACTAACTGCTTACAGGCACAGCAACTACTCAGCACAGCTATGCACGAAAAGTTTGCTGTTCGGATGGTAGCTAACCAGCTAAGTGACCCGTGGGAGATCATTTTAGGTCCCGACCAGCAGCTGTGGGTTACTGAAGCACATGGCTACAAGGTAAGCCGCATTAATCCAACCAGTGGAGCAAAAGAGGTTTTGCTGGATATTAGCCATGATCGAAATTTCCCGCGCTATGATAAACTGCCTAAATCTGCAACCGGTGGTAAGCCTTGGCCGCAGGGTGGTTTAATGGGTATGGCCCTGCACCCACGATTGCTTAGTGGCAAACCTTATGTATATTTATCATATCTCTATTACTTTGCCGGAGCAGATAGCACTGGTTCGGGCTGTAAATTGAATACAGGCGGCTGTTATTTTAAAACCAAAATTGTACGCTATACCTATCATGCGCAGGCGCACCGCTTATCTGAGCCAGTCACCTTATGTGATACTATTCCAGGCAGCAGTGACCATAATGGCGGCAGACTGTTAATTGCACCGGTTAAGGGTAAAAGTTATTTGTTTTATAGCATAGGCGATATGGGCGCCGGGCAGTTTGGTAATGGTGGCCGCCCCAATCATGCTCAGCAAACGCAAGTTTACGAAGGCAAGATTTTACGCTTTAATACCGAGCCAGATCAGGATGCAAAAACCTTCGACCGATGGATACCGAATGATAATCCTTTTAATAGTAGCCGGCAAAATGCGGTATGGAGCTATGGGCACCGTAACCCGCAAGGTTTAACTTATGCCGTAATTAATGGTGTTGGACGTATTTATTCATCTGAACATGGCCCCTACTCTGATGACGAAATTAATATTATTGAAAAAGGTAAGAACTACGGGCACCCATTAATTATTGGTTATGCAGATGATAATTATAATGGCTTAGCTGCCAGTGTATCTGACAATGCAAAATTGCCTGGTCGTTGGCACACGACCTATCCTACTATTGGTAGTGAAACGGAGAACGCTCAGCGCATTGGTTCAGCTAATTATCGTAATCCTATCAAAACGCTATACCCGAATAGCCATGAGTTTTTAGTAAACCTGTTCAATAAAATAAGCAGCGGCAGCCATGATGGTACAGAATGGCCTTCAGAAGCCCCCAGCAGTATTGCGGTTTATACTTCGGCAGCCATACCAGGCTGGCAAAACTCAGTACTACTGCCTACATTAAAGGGCGGCAAATTGGTTAGGTTGAAGCTTAATGCTGCCGGGAACCAAATTGTTAGTGATACCCTGAACTATTTTAAAGGCAATGTACGATACCGGGATGTAGAAATCTCGCCAGATGGTAAGAAAATTTACTTAGCGCTTGATAGTGGTGCTGTTAGTTCCGGCCCATCGGCTGAAGACCCACATCAAACTAGTTATCGGGGCTGTATATTGGAATTCAGCTATTTAGGACAGGATAATGATTCTAATTCAAACCATCCACAAAAACCATCAGGCGAAATGCGCAATCCTGAACGGGAGGAATAG
- a CDS encoding DinB family protein encodes MMQKQPEVWQRGPLPDMPALLQPVAHALLQAREEVNELMAGFPASLLWQKLAGMASPGFHMQHMAGVLDRLFTYARNESLTDNQLAYLSAEGQPPAGIYSTESLVANFNLQVDKALNQLRSTDEAQLPDVRWVGRARVPSTLIGLYVHAAEHTMRHTGQLLVTVKVLLNREA; translated from the coding sequence ATGATGCAAAAACAACCTGAGGTATGGCAACGCGGACCTTTGCCCGATATGCCAGCTCTGCTACAACCTGTGGCCCATGCACTATTGCAGGCTCGTGAAGAAGTAAATGAATTGATGGCCGGTTTTCCTGCCAGCTTGTTGTGGCAAAAGCTGGCAGGAATGGCATCACCGGGGTTTCATATGCAGCACATGGCTGGTGTGTTAGATCGGTTGTTTACTTATGCACGTAATGAAAGCCTAACGGATAATCAGCTGGCCTATCTCTCCGCCGAAGGCCAGCCACCTGCCGGTATTTACAGCACGGAAAGCTTAGTGGCAAATTTTAATCTACAGGTAGATAAAGCTTTAAATCAGCTACGCAGTACTGACGAAGCACAATTGCCTGATGTGCGTTGGGTAGGGCGTGCACGGGTACCCTCAACGCTGATTGGTTTGTACGTACACGCCGCCGAACATACTATGCGTCATACCGGTCAGCTACTGGTTACTGTAAAAGTTTTGCTGAACAGGGAAGCTTAG
- a CDS encoding murein L,D-transpeptidase catalytic domain family protein, which yields MRRSFWWSASILLILTVVITSWRTATAHKSVSAAASAKLSMKKLTATTAFVTYVNDIYKAADLATSGLDYTVFQKALTGYYNLKGENKLADNSSVITIVDFDKSSSSKRMWIVDVLKRQLVLNTWVAHGQGSGDLFANRFSNNADSHESSLGFYVTDDVYMGKHGRSLHLDGMDKGFNSNARSRAIVLHSAAYVCQSTINQIGRLGRSFGCPAVSPEVSNQIIDLIKGKNMLYIHANNNAYNSKYLNDNFMAQFASPVNESLTQVSKAVM from the coding sequence ATGAGAAGAAGTTTTTGGTGGTCTGCAAGTATACTTTTAATTCTGACTGTTGTAATTACCAGTTGGAGAACAGCTACAGCACACAAGTCAGTTTCGGCTGCTGCATCTGCTAAGCTGAGCATGAAGAAATTAACCGCTACTACAGCTTTCGTTACCTATGTGAACGATATCTATAAAGCTGCTGACTTAGCTACTTCAGGTTTAGATTACACTGTTTTTCAAAAAGCGCTTACTGGTTATTATAACTTGAAAGGTGAAAACAAGTTAGCTGATAATAGCAGTGTTATTACCATTGTTGATTTTGACAAATCAAGTTCTTCTAAACGTATGTGGATTGTGGATGTGCTAAAACGCCAATTGGTATTAAATACCTGGGTAGCTCACGGTCAAGGTAGTGGTGATTTGTTTGCCAACCGTTTTTCTAACAATGCCGATTCACATGAAAGCAGCTTAGGCTTTTACGTAACTGATGATGTTTACATGGGTAAACATGGCCGTTCATTACACTTGGATGGTATGGATAAAGGTTTTAACAGCAATGCTCGTTCACGTGCCATCGTTTTACACTCAGCTGCATACGTTTGCCAAAGTACTATCAATCAAATAGGTAGATTAGGCCGTAGCTTTGGTTGCCCTGCTGTATCTCCTGAAGTGTCCAACCAAATTATTGACCTCATTAAAGGCAAAAATATGTTGTACATTCATGCTAATAACAATGCTTATAATTCAAAATATCTGAACGACAATTTTATGGCTCAGTTTGCTTCACCGGTAAATGAGTCTTTAACTCAGGTATCAAAAGCAGTAATGTAG
- a CDS encoding YhdH/YhfP family quinone oxidoreductase encodes MEQLFNALLITEQDGMYVKEIKQVNTNQLPDNDLLIRVKYSSINFKDALSATGNKGVTKKYPHVPGIDAAGVIVQSKVPEFAVDTEVLVTGFDLGMNTWGGFGEYISIPASWAVALPDGLSMQEAMCFGTAGLTAALSVQALLKARLVPATGKVAVSGATGGVGSMAVAILAKLGFDVTAVSGKEEDGFLIDTLGAQSVITRESFTQRYNSKPLTTPAFAAGIDTVGGAILSAMLKATHYGGTVTCCGMVASADLNTSIFPFILRGVSLVGIDSVQAPMQLRQYLWQQLATDWKPANLHALIQEISLTQLPEKLDAIYQGKAKGRYVLKHNTDS; translated from the coding sequence ATGGAACAGTTATTTAATGCCTTGCTGATTACTGAACAGGATGGCATGTATGTGAAAGAAATCAAGCAAGTAAATACCAATCAGTTACCTGATAATGATTTGCTGATTCGGGTTAAGTACTCTTCCATTAACTTTAAAGACGCCTTATCGGCCACAGGCAATAAAGGTGTTACCAAGAAATACCCGCATGTGCCGGGTATTGATGCGGCTGGTGTAATTGTACAATCAAAAGTGCCGGAGTTTGCTGTAGATACAGAGGTGTTAGTTACCGGGTTTGACTTGGGCATGAATACCTGGGGTGGTTTCGGCGAATACATTAGCATACCAGCTAGTTGGGCAGTTGCCTTGCCCGACGGCTTATCTATGCAGGAAGCTATGTGCTTTGGTACAGCTGGCCTTACCGCTGCTTTATCGGTACAGGCCTTGTTAAAAGCAAGGTTGGTACCAGCTACAGGCAAAGTGGCGGTAAGCGGTGCAACGGGTGGAGTAGGTAGTATGGCTGTTGCTATTTTAGCAAAGCTGGGTTTTGATGTTACTGCAGTATCAGGCAAAGAGGAAGATGGGTTTTTAATAGATACCTTGGGTGCGCAAAGCGTTATTACCCGCGAATCGTTTACGCAGCGTTACAACAGCAAACCTTTAACTACCCCTGCATTTGCAGCTGGTATCGATACTGTTGGCGGTGCTATCCTGTCGGCTATGTTAAAGGCTACGCACTATGGCGGAACAGTTACCTGCTGCGGTATGGTAGCTTCGGCCGATTTAAATACCAGTATATTCCCATTTATACTCAGGGGAGTTAGCCTGGTTGGTATTGATTCCGTACAGGCACCTATGCAGCTACGCCAGTACTTGTGGCAACAATTGGCTACTGATTGGAAACCTGCCAATCTGCATGCTTTGATTCAGGAAATATCATTAACGCAGTTACCCGAAAAGTTGGACGCTATTTACCAGGGCAAAGCTAAAGGCCGCTATGTTTTAAAACATAATACTGATAGTTAG